Proteins encoded within one genomic window of Candidatus Methylomirabilis sp.:
- the murF gene encoding UDP-N-acetylmuramoyl-tripeptide--D-alanyl-D-alanine ligase → MDGVSLSVKEVLEATGGALLAGSPAAAFATFSTDTRSLTPGALFFALKGERFDGHAFLAEAVARGAAGAVVAAPPGEGPRPPVLLRVRDPRHALGQVAGCWRRRHKVQVVAVTGTNGKTTTKEMVAAVLARRYRVLASPGNLNNLVGVPLALFRLAPEHEVAVVELGMSAPGEIGRLAEICEPDVGIITNVGEGHLEFLGSVEAVAAAKGEMLPFLGGDKTAILCADDPQSRPLLPRVKGRLLTFGLSGRADVRAGAIRVSKVRRTSFTLSASGGTARVRLPIPGRHNILNALAAAAAGVALGVPVKAIAAGLAAAPVQPMRMQRVSLASGAVAYNDAYNANPNSMAAALEAFAAVRGPGRTILVLGDMLELGAHAPEAHRRVGRLAASLGPDRLIAVGGSAAALAEGARAGGLPADRIVLCREVAEARVALAEETAPGVWVFVKASRGVGLERVLEGL, encoded by the coding sequence ATGGACGGGGTGAGCCTGAGCGTCAAAGAGGTGCTGGAAGCGACGGGAGGCGCCCTCCTGGCGGGGAGCCCCGCGGCGGCCTTCGCCACCTTCTCGACCGACACCAGGTCGCTCACGCCCGGCGCGCTCTTCTTCGCCCTGAAGGGGGAGCGGTTTGACGGCCACGCGTTCCTGGCCGAGGCGGTCGCCCGGGGCGCGGCCGGAGCCGTCGTGGCGGCGCCGCCGGGGGAGGGACCGCGCCCGCCGGTCCTCCTCCGGGTGCGGGATCCCCGGCACGCCCTCGGGCAGGTGGCCGGCTGCTGGCGCCGCCGTCACAAGGTCCAGGTCGTGGCGGTGACGGGGACCAACGGGAAGACCACGACCAAGGAGATGGTGGCGGCGGTCCTCGCCCGGCGCTACCGGGTGCTGGCCTCCCCCGGCAACCTCAACAACCTGGTGGGGGTTCCGCTGGCCCTCTTCCGCCTGGCGCCGGAGCACGAGGTGGCGGTCGTGGAGCTGGGGATGAGCGCCCCCGGGGAGATCGGGCGCCTGGCGGAGATCTGCGAGCCGGACGTCGGGATCATCACCAACGTCGGGGAAGGGCACCTGGAGTTCCTGGGCTCGGTGGAGGCGGTGGCAGCGGCGAAGGGGGAGATGCTCCCGTTCCTGGGGGGCGACAAGACGGCCATCCTGTGCGCCGACGACCCGCAGAGCCGGCCGCTCCTCCCCCGGGTGAAGGGGCGGCTCCTCACCTTTGGCCTGAGCGGGCGGGCCGATGTCCGGGCCGGGGCCATCCGGGTGAGCAAGGTCCGGCGGACCTCCTTCACCCTTTCGGCCTCCGGCGGAACGGCCCGCGTCCGCCTGCCGATCCCGGGGCGCCACAACATCCTGAACGCCCTGGCGGCCGCCGCCGCCGGCGTGGCTCTTGGGGTCCCCGTGAAGGCCATCGCCGCGGGCCTCGCGGCCGCGCCGGTCCAGCCGATGCGGATGCAGCGGGTCTCCCTCGCCTCCGGGGCCGTGGCCTACAACGACGCCTACAATGCCAACCCCAACTCCATGGCGGCGGCTCTGGAGGCCTTCGCCGCCGTCCGGGGGCCGGGACGGACCATCCTCGTCCTGGGGGACATGCTGGAGTTGGGGGCGCACGCGCCCGAGGCGCACCGGAGGGTCGGGCGCCTGGCGGCCTCCCTTGGGCCGGACCGGCTCATCGCCGTGGGGGGATCCGCCGCCGCCCTCGCGGAGGGGGCGCGGGCGGGCGGCCTGCCGGCCGACCGGATCGTCCTCTGCCGCGAGGTCGCGGAGGCGCGGGTGGCGCTCGCGGAGGAGACCGCCCCCGGGGTCTGGGTGTTCGTGAAGGCCTCGCGGGGAGTCGGCCTGGAGCGCGTCCTCGAGGGCCTCTGA
- the mraY gene encoding phospho-N-acetylmuramoyl-pentapeptide-transferase yields the protein MLYHLLFPLAAYHTVFNVFRYVTFRTAGAIMTALLLSFLLGPAVIRKLEQLRVGQTIREDGPGSHATKAGTPTMGGILLLGAITLATLLWANLTNRFVWLTLLATLLMGAVGLGDDYLKLTRQSSRGLLPRYKFGWQIGLGLAVGTYLYLYPSDPYTTTLPIPFFKRWLPDLGPAYILLAMLVIVGCSNAVNLTDGLDGLAIGPVIMAAGAYTVLAYLAGHAVAARYLQVIHVRESAELTVFAGALVGASLGFLWFNAYPAQIFMGDTGSLALGTALGLLAVLTKNELLLVIIGGVFVIEAVSVILQVFVFKTRRRRLFRMAPIHHHYELNGLSEPKIIVRFWILSFILALVSLTTLKLR from the coding sequence ATGCTCTACCACTTGCTCTTCCCGCTGGCGGCGTACCACACGGTCTTCAACGTCTTCCGGTACGTCACCTTCCGCACGGCCGGGGCCATCATGACGGCCCTCCTCCTCTCCTTCCTGTTGGGCCCGGCCGTCATTCGGAAGCTGGAGCAGCTCCGGGTCGGCCAGACGATCCGGGAGGACGGGCCCGGCAGCCATGCGACCAAAGCCGGTACCCCCACCATGGGAGGGATCCTGCTCCTCGGGGCGATCACCCTGGCCACGCTGCTCTGGGCCAACCTCACGAACCGGTTCGTCTGGCTGACCCTCCTGGCGACCCTGCTCATGGGGGCCGTGGGGCTCGGCGACGACTACCTGAAGCTGACCCGGCAGAGCAGCCGCGGCCTCCTTCCCCGGTACAAGTTCGGCTGGCAGATCGGGCTCGGGCTGGCGGTCGGGACCTACCTCTACCTGTACCCCTCGGATCCCTACACGACCACCCTCCCGATCCCCTTCTTCAAGCGCTGGCTGCCCGACCTGGGCCCGGCCTACATCCTCCTGGCGATGCTGGTCATCGTCGGCTGCAGCAACGCCGTGAACCTCACGGACGGCCTGGACGGGCTGGCCATCGGGCCGGTCATCATGGCGGCGGGGGCCTACACGGTCCTGGCGTATCTGGCGGGGCACGCCGTGGCCGCACGCTACCTGCAGGTGATCCACGTCCGGGAGTCGGCGGAGCTGACGGTCTTCGCCGGCGCCCTCGTCGGGGCCAGCCTGGGCTTCCTCTGGTTCAACGCCTACCCGGCCCAGATCTTCATGGGGGACACGGGGTCGCTCGCGCTGGGGACCGCCCTTGGCCTGCTCGCCGTCCTGACCAAGAACGAGCTCCTCCTGGTGATCATCGGCGGGGTCTTCGTCATCGAGGCGGTCTCGGTGATCCTCCAGGTCTTCGTCTTCAAGACCCGCCGCCGGCGGCTCTTCCGGATGGCCCCCATCCACCACCACTATGAGCTCAACGGGCTCTCGGAGCCCAAGATCATCGTGCGGTTCTGGATCCTCTCTTTCATCCTCGCCCTGGTCTCCCTCACGACCCTGAAGCTGAGGTAG
- the murD gene encoding UDP-N-acetylmuramoyl-L-alanine--D-glutamate ligase, translating into MGETGGLLLGTERRLQVAGRRVTVVGLGRSGLAACRLLASAGATVTASDRSRADGLTGDLESLRALGVRLEVGAHRPDTILEAELLVVSPGVDVRMPLLARARALGIPILSEVELAYRSCQARFIGITGTNGKSTTTTLVGLMLERTGVPVIVAGNIGTALCEVVPGLPPDRWVVAELSSFQLETIETFRPEVACLLNITQNHLDRYVGLPDYMDAKARLFLNQEPGDWAVLNADDPLVLEAAASARARPVLFSRSHPVEEGAFLEGDRLMLRRAGETREVCRAGDIRIRGVHNLENALAAIAASALAGGSSEAARAVLAEFPGLEHRLEPVAILAGVQFVNDSKGTSVGAVVRSLESFPGPVILIAGGRDKGSDFAPLRPAVQGRAKALVLIGEARDKIARALAGAAPIHTADSMGEAVRRAAALAAPGDVVLLSPACASFDMFRDFEDRGRAFKAAVRDLGGGQ; encoded by the coding sequence ATGGGCGAGACGGGAGGGCTTCTGCTGGGCACCGAACGGAGGCTCCAGGTGGCGGGGAGGCGGGTGACCGTGGTCGGGCTGGGGAGAAGCGGCCTCGCAGCCTGCCGCCTCCTCGCTTCGGCCGGCGCGACCGTCACGGCGAGCGACCGGAGCCGGGCCGATGGGCTCACGGGAGATCTCGAGTCCCTCCGGGCACTGGGGGTGCGCCTGGAGGTGGGTGCCCACCGCCCCGACACCATCCTGGAGGCGGAGCTCCTGGTGGTGAGCCCGGGAGTGGATGTCCGGATGCCCCTCCTGGCCCGAGCCCGGGCCCTGGGCATCCCGATCCTCAGCGAGGTGGAGCTGGCCTACCGGTCGTGCCAGGCGCGCTTCATCGGGATCACCGGGACCAACGGGAAGAGCACCACCACGACCCTCGTCGGCCTGATGCTGGAGCGGACGGGAGTCCCCGTGATCGTGGCCGGCAACATCGGGACCGCCCTCTGCGAGGTCGTGCCGGGACTCCCGCCCGACCGGTGGGTCGTCGCCGAGCTCTCCAGCTTCCAGCTCGAGACCATCGAGACCTTCCGGCCGGAGGTGGCCTGCCTCCTGAACATTACGCAGAACCACCTGGACCGCTATGTGGGCCTGCCCGACTACATGGACGCCAAGGCGCGTCTCTTCCTGAACCAGGAGCCCGGGGACTGGGCCGTCCTGAACGCCGACGACCCCCTGGTCCTGGAGGCGGCGGCGTCCGCGCGCGCTCGGCCGGTCCTCTTCAGCCGCTCCCATCCGGTGGAGGAGGGGGCCTTCCTGGAAGGGGATCGCCTGATGCTGCGGCGGGCGGGGGAGACCCGGGAGGTCTGCCGGGCGGGAGACATCCGGATCCGGGGCGTCCACAACCTGGAGAACGCCCTGGCCGCGATTGCGGCCAGCGCCCTGGCCGGGGGCTCCTCTGAGGCGGCCCGGGCGGTCCTGGCGGAGTTCCCGGGGCTCGAGCACCGGCTGGAGCCGGTGGCGATCCTGGCGGGTGTCCAGTTCGTGAACGACTCCAAGGGGACCAGCGTGGGGGCGGTGGTGCGGTCCCTGGAGTCCTTTCCCGGCCCGGTCATCCTCATCGCCGGCGGCCGGGACAAGGGGAGCGATTTCGCCCCCCTGCGCCCCGCGGTGCAGGGGCGGGCCAAGGCGCTGGTCCTGATCGGGGAGGCCCGGGACAAGATCGCCCGGGCCCTCGCGGGGGCCGCCCCGATCCACACCGCCGACAGCATGGGGGAAGCGGTGCGGCGTGCGGCCGCGCTCGCGGCGCCGGGGGACGTCGTCCTTCTCTCGCCGGCATGCGCCTCGTTCGACATGTTCCGGGACTTCGAGGACCGGGGCCGCGCCTTCAAGGCGGCCGTGCGGGACCTGGGGGGGGGCCAGTGA
- the ftsW gene encoding putative lipid II flippase FtsW translates to MSGRGHDKLLFTATLILVGLGVVMVYSASAIRAQERFGDPAFFLKKQILWALIGVTGMVWLMGRDYRGLRPFIVPLLLLSLGMLVLVLVPGIGVKVNGARRWLRLLGLSFQPAELAKLALVGYLARLLAGKEDRVREFGAGVVPPLVVSGLFFLLIALQPNYGTAVVILLSGVTLLFAAGARLGHLLALGAAAVPPLGLVFWSVPHVRGRILALVHPAQASPKILYQALQSQVALGQGGGLGMGLGEGMQKLYYLPEPHTDFIFAIVGEELGFAGAAVVVGFFALLLWRGTRIALGAPDRFGGLLALGITFVTVGQAAINFGVVVGLLPTTGLPLPLVSFGGSSLVVTLLGLGILLSISQASGMGSRLALPPRPLPVGGWAS, encoded by the coding sequence GTGAGCGGGCGGGGCCACGACAAGCTCCTCTTCACGGCCACCCTCATCCTGGTGGGGCTGGGGGTCGTGATGGTCTACTCCGCCAGCGCCATCCGGGCGCAGGAGCGGTTCGGCGACCCCGCCTTCTTCCTGAAGAAACAGATCCTCTGGGCGCTCATCGGGGTCACCGGGATGGTCTGGCTGATGGGCCGGGACTACCGGGGACTCCGCCCGTTCATCGTCCCCCTCCTGCTGCTCAGCCTCGGGATGCTGGTCCTGGTGCTCGTCCCGGGCATCGGGGTGAAGGTGAATGGGGCCCGCCGCTGGCTGCGGCTCCTGGGGTTGTCCTTCCAGCCGGCGGAGCTGGCCAAGCTGGCGCTGGTCGGCTACCTCGCCCGCCTCCTCGCCGGCAAGGAGGACCGGGTCCGGGAATTCGGCGCCGGGGTGGTGCCGCCGCTGGTGGTGAGCGGGCTCTTCTTCCTCCTGATCGCGCTCCAGCCCAACTACGGGACCGCCGTGGTGATCCTCCTCAGCGGGGTGACCTTGCTCTTCGCGGCCGGGGCCCGCCTCGGGCATCTCCTGGCGCTGGGGGCGGCCGCCGTCCCCCCCCTCGGCCTCGTCTTCTGGTCGGTGCCCCACGTCCGGGGCCGCATCCTGGCCCTGGTGCATCCGGCCCAGGCCTCCCCCAAGATCCTCTACCAGGCGCTGCAGTCGCAGGTCGCCCTGGGGCAGGGGGGGGGCCTCGGGATGGGGCTGGGGGAGGGGATGCAGAAGCTCTACTACCTGCCCGAGCCCCACACCGACTTCATCTTCGCGATCGTGGGGGAAGAGCTGGGCTTCGCCGGCGCGGCGGTCGTGGTGGGCTTCTTCGCCTTGCTCCTGTGGCGGGGGACGCGGATCGCCCTCGGGGCCCCGGACCGGTTCGGGGGCCTGCTGGCCCTGGGGATCACCTTCGTGACCGTGGGGCAGGCGGCCATCAACTTCGGCGTCGTGGTGGGGCTGCTCCCCACCACGGGCCTGCCGCTCCCCCTCGTCTCCTTTGGCGGCTCCTCCCTCGTCGTGACCCTCCTGGGGCTGGGGATCCTGCTCAGCATCTCCCAAGCCTCCGGCATGGGGAGCCGCCTGGCCCTGCCCCCCCGCCCCTTGCCGGTGGGGGGGTGGGCCTCGTGA
- the murG gene encoding undecaprenyldiphospho-muramoylpentapeptide beta-N-acetylglucosaminyltransferase: MRLCIAGGGTGGHVFPALATAAAVRARAPEAALLFVGTASGLEARLVPSAGYPFETIRVRGLKGKGLAERLTASLLLPWAFEESRRILARFAPDVVWGVGGFGAGPVLLAAALGGTPTVLHEQNAVPGMTNRLLCRVATAVAVSLEAAAAHLPARRLTVTGNPVRADLFGHPREASRELFGLARERRTLLVFGGSQGARGLNEAMRGGAAALAALRAELQVLHATGERDREAVAAAYAAAGIRAVVLPFIDAMGAAYAAADLVICRAGATTVAELAALGKPAILVPFPHAAGDHQRHNAEALAAGGGAVMILERDLTPALLAGRVRELIEDPVRLAIMARSAAAAGRPNAAERLADLLFEVAGTAGRREA, translated from the coding sequence GTGAGGTTGTGTATCGCGGGCGGGGGGACCGGCGGGCACGTCTTCCCCGCCCTGGCCACGGCGGCCGCGGTGCGGGCGAGGGCCCCGGAAGCGGCCCTCCTGTTCGTGGGGACGGCCTCCGGCCTGGAGGCCCGCCTGGTGCCGAGCGCCGGCTACCCGTTCGAGACGATCCGGGTGCGGGGGCTCAAGGGAAAGGGGCTCGCGGAGCGCCTGACCGCCTCCCTGCTGCTGCCGTGGGCGTTCGAGGAGAGCCGGCGGATCCTCGCGCGCTTTGCCCCCGACGTCGTCTGGGGGGTGGGTGGGTTTGGGGCGGGGCCGGTCCTGCTGGCGGCGGCGCTCGGAGGGACGCCCACCGTGCTCCACGAGCAGAACGCGGTGCCGGGGATGACCAACCGGCTGCTCTGTCGGGTGGCGACGGCGGTGGCGGTGAGCCTGGAGGCGGCGGCCGCGCATCTGCCAGCCCGGCGGCTGACGGTAACCGGGAACCCGGTCCGGGCTGACCTCTTCGGGCACCCGCGAGAAGCCTCGCGGGAGCTCTTCGGGCTGGCCCGGGAGCGGAGGACGCTCCTCGTGTTCGGCGGAAGCCAGGGGGCGCGGGGACTCAACGAGGCGATGCGAGGGGGGGCGGCGGCGCTGGCGGCGCTCCGGGCGGAGCTCCAGGTCCTGCACGCCACCGGTGAGCGGGACCGGGAGGCGGTGGCGGCCGCCTACGCCGCGGCCGGGATCCGGGCGGTGGTCCTCCCGTTTATCGACGCGATGGGGGCGGCCTACGCGGCGGCGGACCTGGTGATCTGCCGGGCCGGGGCCACGACGGTCGCCGAGCTGGCCGCCCTGGGGAAGCCGGCCATCCTGGTTCCCTTCCCCCATGCCGCGGGTGACCACCAGCGGCACAACGCGGAAGCCCTGGCAGCCGGCGGTGGGGCCGTCATGATCCTGGAGCGGGATCTCACCCCCGCCCTGCTGGCGGGGCGGGTCCGGGAGCTCATCGAGGATCCGGTCCGGCTGGCGATCATGGCCCGGTCCGCGGCTGCCGCCGGCCGCCCGAATGCGGCGGAGCGGCTGGCTGACCTCCTCTTCGAGGTGGCTGGGACCGCCGGCCGGCGGGAGGCCTGA
- the murC gene encoding UDP-N-acetylmuramate--L-alanine ligase, producing the protein MFKRIRRIHFVGIGGAGMSGIAEVLHNMGYEVSGSDAKASEVTRRLEALGIRVFVGHLAEQVVGADVVVRSSAVEMDNPEVLEAKQRLTPVIPRAEMLAELMRLKYGVAVAGTHGKTTTTSMVATVLARGGLDPTMVIGGRLRSLGSNARLGRGDFLVAEADESDGSFLKLSPTIAVVTTIDEEHLDYYRDLEHIKETFLQFINKVPFYGSAVLCLDQENIQALLPRVEKRFITYGLKGQADLMARDITLKAMRSEFTVLRQQEVLGTLRLQVPGLHNVYNALAAVAVGLDLEIPFPVVREGLEEFTGVDRRFQIKGTVGDILVVDDYGHHPAEIRATLAAAREGFDRRVVVLFQPHRYTRTQRLLREFFTAFYQADVLLVTEIYAAGEPAIPGVSGRQIAEGVARHGHRDVTFVPEKGQLAAAVLPRLMPGDLVLTLGAGDIVRVGEEILERLRAEPG; encoded by the coding sequence ATGTTCAAGCGGATCCGGCGAATCCACTTCGTGGGAATCGGCGGCGCCGGGATGAGCGGGATCGCCGAGGTGCTCCACAACATGGGCTACGAGGTGAGCGGCTCCGACGCGAAGGCCTCCGAGGTGACCCGCCGCCTGGAGGCGCTGGGGATCCGGGTCTTCGTCGGGCACCTGGCGGAGCAGGTGGTCGGGGCGGACGTGGTGGTCCGGTCCTCGGCGGTGGAGATGGACAACCCGGAGGTCCTCGAGGCGAAGCAGCGGCTGACCCCGGTGATCCCCCGGGCGGAGATGCTCGCGGAACTGATGCGGCTCAAGTACGGCGTCGCGGTCGCCGGGACCCACGGGAAGACCACCACCACCTCGATGGTTGCCACGGTGCTCGCCCGGGGAGGGCTGGACCCCACCATGGTCATCGGCGGGCGCCTGCGGAGCCTCGGCTCGAATGCGAGGCTCGGTCGGGGGGACTTCCTGGTCGCCGAGGCGGATGAGAGCGACGGCTCCTTCCTGAAGCTCTCCCCCACCATCGCCGTCGTCACCACCATTGACGAGGAGCATCTCGACTACTACCGGGACCTGGAGCACATCAAGGAGACGTTCCTCCAGTTCATCAACAAGGTCCCCTTCTACGGGTCGGCGGTCCTCTGCCTGGACCAGGAGAACATCCAGGCCCTCCTCCCGCGGGTGGAGAAGCGGTTCATCACGTACGGCCTGAAGGGGCAGGCCGACCTGATGGCCCGCGACATCACCCTGAAGGCCATGCGGTCGGAGTTCACGGTCCTCCGGCAGCAGGAGGTTCTGGGGACGTTGCGCCTGCAGGTCCCCGGCCTGCACAACGTCTACAACGCCCTGGCCGCGGTGGCGGTGGGGCTCGACCTGGAGATCCCCTTCCCGGTCGTCCGGGAGGGGCTGGAGGAGTTCACCGGGGTGGACCGGCGGTTCCAGATCAAGGGGACGGTCGGGGACATCCTGGTGGTGGATGACTATGGCCACCATCCGGCCGAGATCCGGGCCACGCTGGCGGCGGCCCGGGAGGGGTTCGACCGGCGGGTGGTGGTTCTCTTCCAGCCCCACCGCTATACCCGGACCCAGAGACTCCTGCGGGAGTTCTTCACCGCCTTCTACCAGGCGGACGTCCTGCTGGTGACGGAGATCTACGCGGCCGGGGAGCCGGCGATCCCGGGAGTGAGCGGCCGCCAGATCGCCGAGGGGGTCGCCCGGCACGGCCACCGGGATGTCACGTTCGTCCCCGAGAAGGGGCAGCTGGCGGCGGCGGTCCTCCCCCGCCTGATGCCTGGGGACCTGGTCCTGACGCTCGGGGCGGGGGACATCGTGCGGGTCGGGGAGGAGATCCTGGAGCGGCTGCGGGCGGAGCCGGGGTAG